The following coding sequences are from one Loxodonta africana isolate mLoxAfr1 chromosome 18, mLoxAfr1.hap2, whole genome shotgun sequence window:
- the KCNJ2 gene encoding inward rectifier potassium channel 2, which translates to MGSVRTNRYSIVSSEEDGMKLATMAVANGFGNGKSKVHTRQQCRSRFVKKDGHCNVQFINVGEKGQRYLADIFTTCVDIRWRWMLVIFCLAFILSWLFFGCVFWLIALLHGDLDASKESKACVSEVNSFTAAFLFSIETQTTIGYGFRCVTDECPIAVFMVVFQSIVGCIIDAFIIGAVMAKMAKPKKRNETLVFSHNAVIAMRDGKLCLMWRVGNLRKSHLVEAHVRAQLLKSRITSEGEYIPLDQIDINVGFDSGIDRIFLVSPITIVHEIDEDSPLYDLSKQDIDNADFEIVVILEGMVEATAMTTQCRSSYLANEILWGHRYEPVLFEEKHYYKVDYSRFHKTYEVPNTPLCSARDLAEKKYILSNANSFCYENEVALTSKEEDDSENGLPESTSTDTPPDIDLHNQASVPLEPRPLRRESEI; encoded by the coding sequence ATGGGCAGTGTGCGAACCAACCGCTATAGCATTGTCTCTTCGGAAGAAGACGGCATGAAGTTGGCCACCATGGCAGTGGCAAATGGCTTTGGGAACGGGAAGAGTAAAGTCCACACTCGACAGCAGTGCAGGAGCCGCTTTGTGAAGAAAGATGGCCACTGTAATGTTCAGTTCATCAACGTGGGGGAGAAAGGACAACGGTACTTGGCAGACATCTTTACCACGTGTGTGGACATCCGCTGGCGGTGGATGCTGGTTATCTTCTGCCTGGCTTTCATTCTCTCGTGGCTGTTTTTTGGCTGTGTGTTTTGGCTGATAGCTCTGCTCCATGGGGACCTGGATGCATCGAAGGAGAGCAAAGCTTGTGTGTCTGAGGTCAATAGCTTCACCGCTGCCTTCCTCTTCTCCATTGAGACCCAGACAACAATAGGCTATGGCTTCAGGTGTGTTACTGACGAATGCCCGATTGCTGTTTTCATGGTGGTGTTCCAATCGATTGTGGGCTGCATCATCGATGCCTTCATCATTGGTGCTGTCATGGCGAAGATGGCAAAGCCAAAGAAGAGAAATGAGACTCTCGTCTTCAGTCACAATGCTGTGATTGCCATGAGAGATGGCAAGCTATGTTTGATGTGGCGAGTGGGCAATCTTCGGAAGAGCCATTTGGTGGAAGCTCACGTTCGAGCACAGCTCCTCAAATCCAGAATTACTTCTGAAGGGGAGTATATCCCACTGGATCAAATAGACATCAATGTTGGGTTCGACAGTGGAATTGACCGTATATTTCTGGTGTCCCCAATCACAATAGTCCACGAAATAGATGAGGACAGTCCTTTATATGATTTAAGTAAACAGGATATTGACAATGCAGACTTTGAAATCGTGGTAATACTGGAAGGCATGGTGGAAGCCACCGCCATGACAACACAATGTCGTAGCTCTTACCTGGCAAACGAAATCCTTTGGGGCCACCGCTATGAGCCTGTACTCTTTGAAGAGAAGCACTACTACAAAGTGGACTATTCAAGGTTCCACAAAACATATGAAGTACCCAACACTCCCCTTTGTAGTGCCAGAGACTTAGCGGAAAAGAAATATATCCTCTCAAATGCAAATTCATTTTGCTATGAAAATGAAGTTGCCCTCACAAGCAAAGAGGAAGATGACAGTGAaaatggacttccagaaagcacTAGTACAGACACTCCCCCTGACATAGACCTTCACAACCAGGCAAGTGTACCTCTAGAGCCCAGGCCCTTACGGCGAGAATCAGAGATATGA